aataataataaaatgatgtatAAAATTGTAAGACTACCAAAGCTTTATGTGACAAAACATTAGAAGATCAACAAATGGTCAATCGTCTTCGGGTATTATATAAGGTAATTACACTCCCTTCTATTAAGGTTTAGACGAATGACATTTTACCCtaaacctaaagaaaaaaactcatcaaaaaaaaaaaaaaacattctccTCTCTTAAGGATTGAAAAAACTAATACTCCCCTTTGTTTATATTAGTAATGATATATTATAAACTTTTATAAGAATCTCtttataaaagtttagccatagttagtaaaaaaataactgataaatttagaataaaaatgcaaaatttatcaagCACCAAAACACTTGCAACGACAAAACTCTCCATAACCCgttgaaaaaaagagaaaaaagaagaatcaaAATTCACCCTTAACATTTAAAATacatttgaattaaaattttaaaatattgaattttaattatcaaataattttttttttgaaaactatttgTGGGGAGGGTAGGATTCCAACGCAGAACAGAGCACATGGGCCCAGTTTGAGGATGGAAAAAGGCTCATTTGCACACCAATCCGGGTTGGACACTTGGATGAGAATCCGAGGAGGGAAGATGTAGAGGCCCATCATCTGAGGAGCCCGAAGAACGAGCACTCCTCGAGAATTCTTCAGCTAGCCACTTGCACCAAATGACAGGATACCAAGGAAGACAGTAAAGACGTGCAAGTAAAGAAGAGAGGAAATATCTAAGTAAAGTAGCCATCACCTCCGTATTTAATGCACTGTACTAACTCaattggccgcattaatgaaggaatgacccctgaacagtaatCTCACAGCTCACAGCACACTCTACCACCTCTAGCAGAGccctgatgggacaagcatccaaaCTAATGCCTTAAGTTGTACAAGTGGAGCGTCAGATGCAATGGGAGGGACTATATAAAGGAAAGAAATACCTCCAAGAAAGGGGActagaaattaagaaaaagtaCATAAAAATTGTGAAGCACCACCTTGTATTAAGgatagaaactttttatgaacaTTGCCTCCTCAACCAGACCTGAGGTCgtgttatttttcaaatttagtaCTTCTTATTCGCAATTCACCTAGCCCTATTTCCTCTAATCTATTAGTTGGACCATAACCATAAGGGAGCATTAAAATTGACCTTGTAGGCACATACTCTAACAAATTAATTGCTTTGGGCCTGTAAATCCTAACTCCACTATTCTAAATGGGCTTAGTCTTTTTGGGTTTGTACACTACTCTTATGCAAAGGGACAAGTTAGtacataacatttttaatattaatttaataaaacttGGTTAATCAGATGTTAGGGGGAATGTGTTTTATCCCTTTAAGTTTGGGGTGAAGTGTTATTTCCTCAAATCTCAAGGAAGAGGAATGTAATTACTCCTATATTATAACAAATTGGaaaaggtttctctccaaattaatttgaaaataaaccCTTTAAACTCCTTTTATATCTTTTGATTAgatgtgaaatttgaaaatctaactgttggattgtatgttcttattatattctccataattgtaaaatttcaaaaagatcaaagatcaataactatgtcatcaatgaaatatttaaatttcaagtttttgtgataaaaaattatgcataaaaaaaataagtttattgatctaATGGTAAATAACACCCAATGtgaataaaatttgacatgtgtgttaagaacataaaatcatgcaattcaacggttagattttcaaaattcacattcaaatAATGAGTTTGAAGGTTTCTATTCAAACTAATTTAGAGCGAAATCTTGTCCGGATAGATTATAAAAATCTATAATACTACTACTCTAATTACAATTCTATTAACAgaagtttcaagaaatttatagctttagatttttattaattaattgttaatATAGTTTTGCTTGAGGCAAAATTCTATAATATTAGcccaactaaaatatttttaccaagaaattttaaataaatttatattattattattattattattgtgattgtttatcataattttatatttcaatataCAGTATAATAAAGCTAAGTGATTAAATGTGTTAATATCCAAAAAGGTGCTAATTGAATTATAAGATCCGTTAGAAGGACAAAAGATTCTTGGATATATTCTAGAGACAgttaagagaagaaaaatgattaatttgagctaaaaaaaaaaaggaacacaaATTTTGGAAGTCTGGCCAAAACAAGAATATAGAGAATTCTGATGGAGGACTTCAAAGTACCTATCAGGTGTTAGAGACGGCAATCATGAATAATCCCGGACTGTACAAGCAGAATAGCCATAATAACATTGAACCCAGGAAGACTGCAAGAGGCAACCAATGTGATTTGTAACCTGAACACACTCTAAAATACCCTTTGGTTCAATAAACAGCAACCAATGTCCAGTCCATCATTGGCAATGATCCTGTAAAATACACCAGCTGCGACTTGCAACTCATATATGTTAAGCATGCTCAATGAGACAAGAAGATTGCAAATTTCAGTTACTTCATTTTACATTGGCTGGTGAGGAAAATTTGGCAATAAATTGCTGCCATGGTTACCACCAGCTCAACCAAAGAAATTCAATTGACATGTCTACTAAACATTTAAACTTGATATGATGCAACACTGCATTTCTGAAACAAATGTGATTCAGTACAAGTTTCTAAGCTACTTTCTGTAAAGAAGATTCTTTTTTGTCAACCAACAAGCTTGCAACTTGCGTGTGATCATTAAAGTGGTCTCTAAGGAATTCCACAGCCATGAACGTTAGAGCAGAAGCTGGAATATACCATGTAATCCTTGGGATACTACCCCTGAACAAGCCCTTTGTGCCTTCAGTCTTCCATATATTATGAATTGCATCAAACCAGCCATTGTACCTAATAGTTAACAACATCAGAAAACTGAGTCACTGACATTTCTAACTTTCACTCActcagaaagaaaaaccattGACTACTGTCAGGCACAAACGTAAGatcccaaataaataaaaaataaaaccagtATGGATGTCCTTCCAAAACAAGCTAAAAGGGGAAAACTCTCCCctttgtgtgcatgtgtgtttggtttgcAACACATGAAAATTTATAACATACAAGTTCCCTCTCCCTCTTCCAATTAAACATGTTGAAGTACTTGGTCTATATTCTAAAGCACAGTTAAAGTCTGTGCCAGTAGAGTCATACAGTTAAAgtcccttctttttttattcttttcccaAGAGACTGATTCCCAAACTGGAACCCACGATCTATTGCTATTGGTGGAAGGCACTTGCCCTCCCTCTAGGCCAAtgctaattctactttgtgaaAAGGTAAGAAAGGGTACAAACAGCTGCTGCACTAAAAAGATATTCTTTGTATAGAGGAGAATATGTGCATTTGCATGGGTGAGAATGTGGATGCACCACAattaacttcaaaaaataataaaccttGCTCACGTATGTGTAAAGTGGAGTAACAAGACAAGAAAGAATGGTTATTGTCTGATACTTGTGTCATGAATTAGCCCCAAACAGACAACTGTACCTCATGAAAAATATgaacaaaacaataattttaaaactctGATACCTAGTAGTCGATCCCTGTACTTGCAATCTTGTTTTGATGACATCCAAGGGAGTGGTTAGATATGCACTAAAACCTGTACAATTTGAAAGAACCATAAATTTCTGTTCAGGCACGACAGGtggcagatttttttttgggttgataaGTAAGACAGGTTGCTGAGTTCAATCAAAGAAGATCTAATAACCTGCACTATTTAGATTGAAGCACAAGGAAGGAACATACCACCAGCTAAACCTCCCAATAAAAGTCCTTCCAGAGAACTATTAACATGCCAATTTGAATTGGGTATCCATTTTTGCCTCCCATACTCTGTGACATCTTTCAAGGCTTCATAAGACATAACCTGCCAAGGGCAGACATCAATCATAACATTAAAGcctaacacacacacaagggcaAGAAAATACGGGCAAAAAAAGACAACTTTGGTAACTATGAATGTCCATGTATTAGTGGAAACAAAGTTGCCAAGGAGATAAGAACAAACTAGAGAAGATTATATGATTTAGAGACAACAAATTAGTTACCCAGTGAAACGCCAATGCTAAAAACATGAGTCTTTTAACCATAAAAATAACTAgaaggaagataaattggtaCACAGTGAAACACCAATGCTAAGAAGACTAGAATAATCAGAGCTATCGGTTAAGATGGGACCACAAATTTGCACTGTTAATTCCTGTTTCAGTGTTTTCACTATAAGCCTATAGCCATCACCAACTAAACTTTTCAAGcaggattttttttgttggatgaaTCAGAAAGAATATTATTAACACACAAAGCAAAGGTCAATATGCCCTAACAActgatttattattttgtacaCTTCCCTCTCACATGGGGGTGGACCCCACAAGCGTGGGACCCACCCCCACGTGAGAGGGCCTAATAACCAGCAGAACCAGAGCAAAACTCAGGTCGGTAGAAAACCAAGTAAACAACATGAAATGTCCAATAGAAATCTATCAAACTCTGTCAAAACTACTGCACAACAAAAAGGAGCAAGCCCCTTCACAGTAGGACATCAACTACAATACATCAAATCTATCCCCCATTTTTACCCAAATCAAATGAAAGCCCTCCCAATAATTGAGATACACAGGACAGTCCTCAAGCCTTTCAAGCGGGGTTAACCAGGGTAGCATACAATATACAGAGATTCTTGttgttatttgtaatttattttaatctctTTTAAGCTTCCATTCAAATAATTCAATTACTTATCGCATTGGACTATTTAGACTTATCTCTTAAGCAATCATAACATCTCCATATTACTTCTCTTCCATTATCACAAAACTAATTCTGTTCAACCTGTGAACCAACAAATTGCCCACATAGTTTGGTTCTCCAGAAAAATTCTACCTCAAGAATCTTAAAAGAACTCCCTAGAGGTAATAATTAGCAAGAACATGAATATTTTAAGGACATGAATTGCTAGAAGacctgaaattttattttaaccacTAAGTTCCCAAACAGAAAGGTTTAAGTCAAAGAGTCGTCCAGAGCAGCTAATACTGCCTTCATTCTTATCCCTTGAAGATGAGTAGGTATGGACCATCATTATTcagaaagaaatagaaattcCATCATAGAAATCATAAATTCTACTTTTCCTCTCTGAATCCTTAAGtccaatatttaaaaaatctcCCAAAGCTAAAATTACTGTTCGATGAGTAAGTTTAATTAATATAGCAACGAGATTAAAtagactaaaatattttacaaccaCTTATTGTATATGCAATGtaagaagaaatgaaaaaaaatgcaagaaacTGTGAAACCGTAAACGATCTGCATACCATTAGACCAGCAAAAGGCACATCCCTTGCAAGTGTAGACCAGTAACTGTCaaagcaaccaaaaaagaaaatgacattATAGACAGAAAATTTGAGTGGGAAAGAAACACCTTAGTTTCTTATAATgtattttgatgttttttaaagaaaaaaatagagatttagATTGCACCATTGGGTAATTTCTTGTACGTAGTTTCCATTGTAATTCTTTCTTTGACTTTGTTACTCTTCCAAATTTTCAGTTGTACTTCGTTAGGGGGATTTTGTGTTCTCCCCtttgtacatatttttttaatttctaatgaaatgtttaaaaaaaaggtttatacCAGAAATATTGTTAGCATGATAAGCTTAACCAATAATAGGATCGATCTTTCTTTATGGAGAGTAGGAGGGTTAGAATGACTGGATATGTATCTAATTATCAAACCTCattaattcaaccaaaaaaaaaaaagtttcaaacttcTTGAAATCTTTTAACAAGATAATTGATGGATGAGAAAGCATTATACCAGGAAATAAATAAGAATTTCATAAATGTAAATGGATAATCAATGAGTGTAATTTCGCTTGATGCCACATTTTTTAACAAACTAAAAGCTCATGATTCCATCTTCTTACTTATGGAGTACATGGATATATCATATACTGTAGGTGTTTGCACTGGTTGATAACTTTAGGTTCCAGATCTGATAGTAAATGCATGGTTTATGATGAAATTGGATTGCATTCATTCCAGCATCAACTAGCTCATTCAGATGATGTCAACCAGTTGGCATATAGAGATCTTGGCTTGATCATGATTCACAAAAACCTAATTATTTGTGGGGTTAGACTCATCCAATCCAACACGGTTGCAACTTATAGCCATCAGTCCTAGagacctaaaattaaaaataaaaataaaaaatctaaagatACATAAAATATTAGCTCAATTaacttataataaaatatatatatatatatatacacacatacatacatacatacatatatatatatatataacaaataaaatcacaaaatccAAAGAAATAGAGTCTGACATATACCCTGCATATAATCCTTTTAGCCCCTGTTCCTTCCATATTGAACAGGCAGCCTGGAAAATCCCTGTATAGTAACCATACATTGGCATACTAGGCTTCAAAGAGATGTTATCTTTCATGATTACAGAACTCCAAGATCTCGGTGTGCCTTGAACCTGCATGCGTTGCTTCATTACTTCACAAGGAACATAAACAAAAGAGCCAAGTGTATCTCCTGAAATGCAGAGAAGAACAAGACAGAAATCTGAGTCCTCTGAGGTACACGATGGCTGCTGACTGCACAAATGTTCAAATTGCTTATCTTTTACAcaaaatgggattttttttttttttgatggtgTGGAACCTCACCAAGGGAAATATAATGCATGCATACAAAGAATGTTTTGGCAATTGAAAGATTGgagtttatgcaaaaaagataaaatgcattttttttaaacctctaACAAAATGCTAGTGCAAAAAGAATCATAGCCCTAGTAAACAgggaaaaagacaagaaagaatttGAAGACAAGAAACAGGATAAAAAGGACTTTTCTTAGATTCAGCAAAGAGGGAATTTGAATACAAGAAACAGGTTAAAAAGgattttacatatataattatataaagcACAAAATGGACACGACCCTAGTAAACGGGAAGTATTCAAAGGCTGAgccaaaaaagaggaaaattttaTCATCTAAAATTCAACATCTCACTGAATTCTAAAAA
The Quercus lobata isolate SW786 chromosome 10, ValleyOak3.0 Primary Assembly, whole genome shotgun sequence DNA segment above includes these coding regions:
- the LOC115963103 gene encoding mitochondrial substrate carrier family protein E, with product MAVQSSTTHVPSTNKPHTHFFVWREFVWGAIAGAFGEGMMHPIDTIKTRIQSQAILSASQNQKSIIQMVKTVWVADGLRGFYRGITPGVTGSLATGATYFGVIESTKKWIEESHPGLGGHWAHFIAGALGDTLGSFVYVPCEVMKQRMQVQGTPRSWSSVIMKDNISLKPSMPMYGYYTGIFQAACSIWKEQGLKGLYAGYWSTLARDVPFAGLMVMSYEALKDVTEYGRQKWIPNSNWHVNSSLEGLLLGGLAGGFSAYLTTPLDVIKTRLQVQGSTTRYNGWFDAIHNIWKTEGTKGLFRGSIPRITWYIPASALTFMAVEFLRDHFNDHTQVASLLVDKKESSLQKVA